In Janibacter alkaliphilus, the following proteins share a genomic window:
- a CDS encoding HigA family addiction module antitoxin gives MSSSSTTTEAEQIVPIHPREILMEDFIEGFGITQNKLAVAIGVPPRRINEIVHGKRGITADTAIRLARYFGTSEELWMHLQSSYELRLERRALRDKVAAITPLGAA, from the coding sequence ATGTCGAGCTCGTCTACTACCACTGAGGCCGAGCAGATCGTGCCGATCCACCCGCGTGAGATCCTCATGGAGGACTTCATCGAGGGCTTCGGGATCACCCAGAACAAGCTCGCCGTCGCGATCGGTGTTCCGCCCCGTCGGATCAACGAGATCGTGCACGGCAAGCGAGGGATCACGGCAGACACCGCGATCCGGCTGGCACGGTACTTCGGGACGTCCGAAGAGCTCTGGATGCACCTCCAGTCGAGCTATGAGCTGCGCCTGGAGCGGCGCGCTCTCCGGGACAAGGTTGCGGCCATCACGCCCCTGGGTGCCGCCTGA